In the Populus trichocarpa isolate Nisqually-1 chromosome 1, P.trichocarpa_v4.1, whole genome shotgun sequence genome, one interval contains:
- the LOC7496013 gene encoding dirigent protein 22: MAYFLVQILVLLYFTVFLTFCSTTNGKFSEKSPMIISTKRMEKMTRLRFYFHDIPSGKNPTNMRIAGPEKTTADSFGSTFMVDSPLTEEPEPNSKLVGRAQGVYAFASQHDAGLLMVLNFAFLEGTYNGSALSILGRSPVLDNVREMPIVGGSGLFRFARGYSLSKTISSSQKSRNVVVEYNVTVVHF, encoded by the coding sequence ATGgcttattttcttgttcaaattcTTGTTCTCTTGTATTTCACTGTTTTCTTGACGTTTTGTAGCACTACTAATGGCAAATTCTCAGAGAAATCACCAATGATCATATCCACTAAACGCATGGAGAAAATGACTCGCCTGCGGTTCTACTTCCACGATATTCCCAGTGGGAAAAACCCAACAAACATGAGAATTGCTGGACCAGAAAAGACAACAGCTGATAGCTTTGGCAGCACTTTTATGGTGGATAGTCCATTAACAGAAGAGCCAGAACCTAATTCAAAACTTGTGGGAAGAGCACAGGGCGTGTATGCTTTTGCTTCTCAACATGATGCTGGATTGcttatggttttaaattttgcttttttgGAGGGTACGTACAATGGCAGTGCCCTAAGTATTCTAGGTCGCAGTCCAGTGCTCGATAACGTCAGGGAAATGCCAATTGTTGGAGGTAGCGGGCTTTTCCGGTTTGCTCGAGGCTATTCATTGTCAAAGACAATCTCATCTAGTCAAAAGAGCAGAAATGTTGTCGTTGAATACAATGTGACTGTTGTGCATTTCTGA